Proteins encoded by one window of Dryocola sp. LX212:
- the surA gene encoding peptidylprolyl isomerase SurA translates to MKNWRTLLLGVALVANTAFAAPQVVDKVAAVVNNGVVLESDVDGLMQSVKLNAQQAGQQLPDDNALRHQILERLIMDQIVLQMGTKMGVKITDEQLDKAIADIAAQNKMSMDQMRSRLAYDGINYNTYRSQIRKEMTISEVRNNEVRRRVTILPQEVDSLAQQVGSQNDSSTELNLSHILIALPENPTSAQVDDAEKQARDIVSQAQSGADFGKLAITYSADQQALKGGQMGWGRLQELPSIFAQALATAKKGDVIGPVRSGVGFHILKVNDLRGQTQSISVTEVHARHILLKPSPIMTDQQARQKLEQIAADIKSGKITFEKAAKEFSDDPGSANQGGDLGWASPDIYDPAFRDAIMKLNKGQTSEPVHSSFGWHLIELLDTRKVDKTDAAQKDRAYRMLFNRKFSEEAQTWMQEQRASAYVKIIGSNG, encoded by the coding sequence ATGAAGAACTGGAGAACGCTGCTTCTCGGTGTCGCCCTGGTGGCGAACACTGCCTTCGCAGCGCCACAAGTGGTCGACAAAGTAGCAGCCGTTGTAAACAACGGTGTAGTTCTGGAAAGCGATGTCGATGGCTTGATGCAATCGGTAAAACTTAACGCTCAGCAGGCCGGTCAGCAGTTACCTGATGACAACGCGCTGCGCCACCAGATTCTGGAACGCCTGATCATGGACCAAATCGTCCTGCAGATGGGCACCAAAATGGGCGTAAAGATTACCGACGAGCAGCTTGATAAAGCGATTGCGGATATTGCCGCGCAGAACAAAATGAGTATGGATCAGATGCGCAGCCGTCTGGCCTATGACGGCATCAACTACAATACTTACCGTAGCCAGATCCGTAAAGAGATGACTATTTCGGAAGTGCGTAACAACGAAGTGCGTCGTCGCGTCACCATCCTGCCTCAGGAAGTGGACTCGCTGGCGCAGCAGGTTGGTAGCCAGAACGACAGCAGCACCGAGCTGAACCTGAGCCACATCCTGATTGCCCTGCCGGAAAACCCAACCTCCGCTCAGGTTGACGATGCGGAAAAACAGGCGCGTGACATTGTTTCCCAGGCACAAAGCGGTGCGGACTTCGGCAAGCTTGCTATCACCTATTCTGCCGATCAGCAGGCGCTGAAGGGCGGCCAGATGGGCTGGGGCCGTCTCCAGGAACTGCCGTCCATCTTCGCTCAGGCGCTGGCTACCGCGAAGAAAGGCGACGTTATTGGTCCCGTTCGTTCCGGCGTCGGTTTCCATATCCTGAAGGTTAACGATCTGCGCGGTCAGACCCAGAGCATCTCTGTGACTGAAGTTCACGCACGTCACATCCTGCTTAAGCCATCACCGATCATGACCGATCAGCAGGCGCGCCAGAAGCTTGAGCAAATCGCAGCCGACATCAAGAGTGGTAAAATCACCTTCGAAAAAGCCGCAAAAGAGTTCTCTGACGATCCTGGTTCAGCCAACCAGGGCGGCGATTTGGGCTGGGCTTCTCCGGACATCTACGATCCGGCCTTCCGCGACGCAATCATGAAGCTGAATAAGGGCCAGACCAGCGAGCCGGTGCACTCCTCCTTCGGCTGGCACTTAATCGAGCTGCTGGATACTCGCAAAGTGGATAAAACCGACGCGGCGCAGAAAGATCGTGCTTATCGCATGCTGTTTAACCGTAAGTTCTCTGAAGAAGCGCAGACCTGGATGCAGGAACAGCGTGCCAGCGCTTACGTGAAGATTATCGGCAGCAATGGCTAA
- the lptD gene encoding LPS assembly protein LptD: MKKRIPTLLATLIGAALYSQQGMAADLASQCMLGVPSYNRPLIEGDTNNLPVTINADHAKGDYPDNAVFTGNVDIQQGNSRLQSDEVQLHQKQVDGQPDPVRTVDALGNVHYDDNQVILKGPKAWSNLNTKDTNVWDGNYQMVDRQGRGTANLMKQRENNRYTILENGTFTSCLPGSNTWSVVGSTVIQDREEEVAEIWNARFKLGPVPVFYSPYLQLPIGDKRRSGFLMPNAKYSSNNGLEFTLPYYWNIAPNFDATITPNYMEERGIQWQNEFRYLTVAGAGVMEFDYLGSDDEYKNEPGVKPDDDGHRWLFYWNHGGVLDQVWRFNVDYTKVSDDKYFNDFDSAYGSSTDGYATQKFSVGYAIENFDATLSTKQFQVFESQRGRNSYAAQPQLDMNFYQNDVGPFDTRIYGQAVKFTNVNDNMPEATRLHIEPTISLPLSNGWASLNTEAKLLATHYQQDNLDKYKENVDPNSKYKSSVNRTMPQFKVDGKLIFDRDMDSAAGWSQTLEPRVQYLYVPYRDQSSINNYDSSLLQSDYSGLFRDRTYGGLDRIASANQVTTGVTTRIYDDASVERFNVSVGQIYYFTQSRTGDDNINWEKDKDTGSVIWAGDTYWRMTDRWGLRGGVQYDARLANVATGNGTVEYRRDNDRLVQLNYRYASPEYIQATLPSFATTEQYKEGISQVGMTASWPIVDRWSVVGAYYYDTNAKQAADSMLAVQYNSCCYAIRVGYERKINGWENDESKYDNVFGFNIELRGLSSNYGLGTQQMLRSNILPYQSSM; this comes from the coding sequence TGACCACGCAAAAGGGGATTATCCCGACAACGCGGTGTTCACCGGCAACGTAGATATTCAGCAGGGCAATAGTCGTCTGCAATCAGATGAAGTCCAGCTGCACCAGAAACAAGTTGATGGCCAGCCCGACCCGGTGCGCACTGTTGATGCGCTGGGCAACGTTCATTACGACGATAATCAGGTGATCCTCAAAGGCCCTAAAGCCTGGTCAAACCTGAACACCAAAGATACCAACGTCTGGGACGGCAATTACCAGATGGTTGACCGCCAGGGACGCGGTACTGCAAACCTGATGAAACAGCGCGAAAACAACCGCTACACCATTTTAGAGAACGGGACTTTTACCTCCTGTCTGCCGGGTTCCAATACCTGGAGCGTGGTGGGTAGCACCGTTATTCAGGACAGGGAAGAAGAGGTCGCGGAAATCTGGAATGCGCGCTTCAAACTCGGCCCGGTCCCGGTGTTTTACAGCCCCTATTTACAGCTACCGATCGGCGACAAGCGCCGTTCCGGCTTCCTGATGCCTAACGCCAAATACAGCTCCAATAACGGCCTTGAATTTACGCTGCCGTATTACTGGAACATTGCGCCAAACTTTGATGCCACCATTACGCCAAACTATATGGAAGAGCGTGGCATTCAGTGGCAGAACGAATTCCGCTACCTGACCGTAGCCGGCGCGGGCGTGATGGAGTTTGACTACCTGGGCTCAGACGATGAATACAAGAATGAACCCGGCGTAAAACCTGATGATGATGGCCACCGCTGGCTGTTCTACTGGAACCACGGCGGCGTGCTGGACCAGGTGTGGCGCTTCAATGTCGACTACACCAAAGTCAGCGACGATAAGTATTTCAACGACTTCGACTCTGCGTACGGCTCCAGTACCGACGGTTACGCCACGCAAAAATTCAGCGTCGGCTACGCGATTGAAAACTTTGACGCAACGCTGTCCACCAAACAATTCCAGGTGTTTGAATCTCAGCGAGGCAGAAACTCGTACGCTGCTCAGCCTCAGTTGGACATGAACTTCTATCAGAACGATGTGGGTCCTTTTGATACCCGCATTTATGGCCAGGCCGTAAAGTTCACCAACGTGAACGACAATATGCCGGAAGCCACGCGTCTGCATATCGAGCCAACCATCAGCCTGCCGCTTTCTAACGGCTGGGCAAGCCTGAATACCGAAGCAAAACTGCTGGCAACGCATTATCAACAGGATAACCTCGATAAATATAAAGAAAACGTCGATCCGAACAGTAAATACAAAAGCTCAGTGAACCGCACCATGCCGCAGTTTAAGGTTGACGGTAAGCTTATCTTTGACCGGGATATGGACTCCGCAGCAGGCTGGTCGCAAACCCTGGAACCACGCGTGCAGTACCTGTATGTCCCGTACCGTGACCAGAGCTCCATTAACAACTACGACTCATCTTTACTGCAGTCGGACTACAGCGGCCTGTTCCGCGACAGGACCTATGGTGGTCTTGACCGCATCGCTTCTGCGAACCAGGTTACTACCGGCGTCACGACGCGTATTTATGATGACGCATCCGTTGAACGTTTTAACGTATCCGTAGGTCAAATCTACTACTTTACCCAGTCCCGTACCGGGGATGACAACATCAACTGGGAAAAAGACAAGGACACCGGCTCCGTTATCTGGGCTGGCGATACCTACTGGCGTATGACCGACCGCTGGGGTTTGCGCGGCGGCGTTCAATATGATGCGCGTCTGGCAAACGTGGCAACCGGTAACGGTACCGTCGAATACCGGCGCGATAACGACCGCCTGGTGCAGTTGAACTACCGTTATGCCAGCCCGGAATACATTCAGGCCACGCTGCCAAGCTTCGCGACGACAGAGCAGTATAAAGAAGGTATTTCTCAGGTTGGTATGACAGCAAGCTGGCCGATCGTCGATCGCTGGTCCGTGGTAGGAGCATATTACTACGACACCAACGCGAAGCAGGCGGCCGATTCCATGCTGGCCGTGCAGTATAACTCCTGCTGCTATGCGATTCGTGTTGGCTACGAGCGCAAAATCAACGGCTGGGAAAACGATGAAAGCAAATACGACAACGTGTTTGGCTTTAACATCGAGTTACGTGGCCTGAGCTCTAACTATGGCCTGGGCACACAGCAGATGTTGCGTTCCAACATCCTGCCGTATCAGAGCTCGATGTAA